AACAGTTCCCGTGAAATGGTACGTTTAATTGAACTATTAGAAACTCCGACATTTAAAGATCCTTCGGGATTACTTTCGATGGCGATGGGCAAGGATATTTCAGGCAATCCTGTCATTACTGACTTGGGTAAAGCCCCACATATGTTAGTTGCAGGAACAACAGGCTCAGGTAAATCGGTTGCAGTCAACTCGATGATTTTATCCATGTTATTGAAATATACACCTGACCAGTTGCGTTTGATCCTCATTGATCCAAAACAGCTCGAACTTGCTAACTATAATGATATTCCTCATCTTTTAACGCCTGTTGTAACGGACATGAAAGATGCTGTAAGTGCGCTGAATTGGTGTGTGAATGAGATGGAACGCCGTTATAAATTAATGTCATTCTTAAAAATCCGTAAATTGGCAGACTATAATCGTAAGGTTGAAGAAGCAATCGCCAATGGTGAAGACTTAATCGACCCGACATGGAAGCCATCAGATTCAGCGACACAAGAACGTGCACCGCGCTTACAGCCATTACCTTCGATTGTGATTGTGGCTGATGAATTTGCAGACATGATCATGCAAGTGGGAAAAAAAGCAGAAGAAATGATCACGCGTTTGGCTCAAAAGTCACGTGCAGCAGGAATTCATTTACTTCTTGCAACACAGCGTCCATCGGTCGATGTGATTACCGGTTTAATTAAAGCGAATATACCGACGCGTGTGGCTCTGCGTGTCAATAGTAAAATTGATTCACGTACTATTTTAGATGCAGGCGGCGCAGAGGATTTACTTGGTCATGGTGACATGTTGTTCTTAGGACCAGGTAAAATTGAACCTGAACGTGTACATGGTGCATTTATTTCAGATGATGAAGTCAACCGAATTTGTGATGCATGGCGTGAACGTGGTGATCCAAATTATGTTGACGAGATTTTAACGCCATATGATGAAGAGCCAACATCAAAAGGCTTTGAAGATGGCGATGCTGATCCAAATCGTGATGCTTTATATGATCAGTGCGTCTCTTTTGTGCTAGAAACACGTAAAGTATCTGTTTCATCTTTACAACGTAAATTTAGTTTGGGTTATAACCGTGCTGCACGTATTGTTGACCAGATGGAAGAACAGGGCATTGTGAGTGCAATGGGACCAAATGGCAAACGAGAAATTTTAGTTTGATTTAGTTTAACTTGAGATTTGCAATGAGTTTCGGCTCATTGCAATTTTGTAGCACACTTAGTGGCTAATTCAGCGAGATTTTTAATTTGAAATAAATCATTTTCAATTCAAGATGTTCTTTCACCCAATAGGGGATCTCTCATGTTATTGGCATTAAGTACCTTAGTTTTTATTCATTTTTGTGCTTTAGTGACACCAGGTCCAGATTTTTTTATTGTTTCTCAAACTGCGATTAGTCGTTCTCGTACTCAAGCAATGTGTGTGGTATTGGGAATTACAGTTGCGGTAGTGCTGTGGGCATTTTTTGCTTTAATAGGCTTAAATTATATTTTTGAAAAATTTGTTTGGTTTAAACAGGTCATGTTGGTATTGGGCGGTATTTATTTATGTTGGTTAGGTTTTCAGTTGTTAAAATCTGCATTTTCTAAGCAAAAAATAAATAGTCCAATCGTTGAAGTTGAATTGCCTAAAAGCCATTTTAAATTTTTTATGAAAGGTTTGTTGACGAACTTATCTAATCCGAAGGCTGTGATTTACTTTGGTAGTGTTTTTTCTATGTTTCTTGCAAATCCTCAATTAGATCAAATGCATGCTGTTTTGCTAGTGGTTGTTGGCGTGGAAACATTGATGTGGTTTGTCTTTGTGGCATTGATTTTTTCATTACCCCGTTTTAAAACTGCTTATCAACGTGCAGCAAAATGGATTGATGGTATCGCTGGTGGATTATTTACTGCATTTGGATCTTATTTAATTATTAGACCTCTTGCGAAAGTAAAAACTGCCTCAATATAGATTTCATGAAATATCAGAAATTAAACCGTTTTTCAGATTCTGAATTCCAGCGCTTGGTTGGCGTACCTCGACCAGTTTTTAGTGAAATGGTCGAAGTTTTAAAAGAAGCAGAATCACTTAAAAAGAAATCTGGGCGTCCTCATACTTTAGCTATAGAGGATCAATTGTTATTAACACTCAATTACTTACGGAATTACAGCACTCAATTGGAATTGGCTGTAAATTACCATATCGCTGAAAGTAATGTGAATCGAACTATTAAAAAGGTTGAAGATGCATTAATGAAATCAAGACGTTTTACCTTGCCCAAACGAAGCATTACCACAGCAAACGAACAATTTAACTGGGTCATTATTGATGCTACAGAATGTTCAATAGAACGCCCGAAAAAAAAATCAGAGTAAGTTCTACAGTGGTAAAAAGAAGAAACATACGTTAAAAGCTCAAGTGATCTATCATCCGAAGAGCAAACAAATCATAGGAGTAGATATATCGTCTGGCAGTCAGCATGATATTAAATTGGCAAGAAAAACAGTTAAGAAATTCAAACATTGTGACTATGTTATAACCGATTTAGGGTACTATGGGTTAGAGCAAGATGGCTTTAAATTATTGATGCCAATAAAGAAAAAGAAGAATTTCCCCTTATTTGATGCTGAGAAAAATTACAATAAAATGATTGGAAAAATACGAGTTGTAATCGAACATATTAACAGTCAATTGAAAAGATTTAGAATACTAAGTGAACGCTATCGAAATAGACGAAAAAGATTCGGTTTACGCATTAACTTAATCGCTGTACTGGTAAACCGAATGAACTTGCAATAACGACTTTCGCAAGAGGTCTATTAATAAGTAATTATCAATAAATAATTATAAATTTTGAGTGAAATGGTTTAAAAGTTGATTCTAGCCATAAAAAAAACCTACAATTGTGCAGGTTTTTTTAATCTTATTCGTGATTATGCAAATTTTGCTAAAACTTCTAAAAAGCCATCTTTTTGACGAGGATATTGTTTGATCACGTCATGGATACGTTGACCTTCAGGATTGGTTGCATTGATGTCACGACCATCTGCAATAAATTTATTTAACAGGCGCTCATAGTCAAAAGGACGCATGTGTTTAAAAGCATGATAAAGCACATGAAAGTCAGCATTGACACCTGCAGGAGGTAACTGATCTAAATAGGCAAAAACACGCTCGTCCGACCATTCCTCATTGAACGTTGCTGGCTGTGAAAGTGCCATAACAGCATCTCCTCAAAATAAAAAATTGACATTCTTCAGTATTATAAAAAGCTTTTGAAAAACTGTTTATAAGGAATACTGCAAAGGTTTTCTGAATTATGTCTAATAAAAAAGGGCAAAATATGAGATTAGATGAGTCAAGCATTGCTTTAGCTCACCTAATGACTTGCAGCGCTGCTGTAAGTCAACTGAATAGAATCAAATTTCTATACAGCTTGTCTCATATTTTGCCCTGAATCAATTCACTTGACTAATCAATAATGAAATTAACGTTCTTCAGGTAAATTGATATTCATTTCTAGCATTTCAATGTTTGCTTCTGAACGTACAGACATTTGAATATGTTGTTCATCTACACCACGGACATAGCGGTTCACAACTTGCATGATTTCTTTTTTCATTTGATCAATTTTATCTTGACTCAAACGTTTGCCTAAACCTTGTTCAGAGGCAACAATGACTTTCAAACGATCTTTAGCAGTTTGCGCACTTGAAGGCTTGTCATCATTACTAAATAATTTACTCCAAAATCCCGCCATTCTTACGCTCCAAATAATCTCGCTAACCAACCTTTAGGCTTAACAGTAATATGTCGATATGGACGCTCTTCACCAAGGAAACGAGCAACTAAGTCATCATAAGCTTGTCCTGCACTTGCTTCTGTATACAAAATAACAGGTTTACCTTCGTTGGATGCTTGTAGCACGCTTGGACATTCAGGAATTACACCTAAAGTCGGGATACGTAAAATATCTTTTGAAATATCATCAATAGTTAACATTTCTTGTTTGTCGGCACGTTCTGGGTTGAAACGTGTGATACATAAATGTTTACGTACTCGTCCTTCGTTGTTTTCGATTTTCTTGGTTTTGCTGTCTAGCATTCCGATGATACGGTCAGAATCTCGAACTGAAGAAATTTCTGGGTTGGTTACAATAATTGCTTCATCTGCATGGTACATTGCCAAAATAGCACCACGTTCGATCCCTGCAGGAGAGTCACAGATAATATAATCAAACTCTTGTGAAAGCTCATCCATCACACGTGCAACGCCTTCGTCTGTTAAGGCATCTTTGTCGCGGGTTTGTGATGCAGGTAAAATATAAAGATTTTCGATGTCTTTATCACGGATTAAAGCCTGTTGTAAACGGGCTTCATTATTCAAAACATTCACGAAGTCATAAACGACACGGCGTTCACAACCCATGATCAAGTCTAAGTTTCGTAGACCGACATCAAAATCAATAACAACAGTTTTATGACCACGAAGGGCTAGTCCTGTTGCAAAAGATGCACTTGTTGTAGTTTTACCTACGCCACCTTTGCCTGATGTAACGACAACAATTTTGGCCACCGAATCCACTCCTGTTATGGTCATTCATCCCCTTTGTGAGGGGAGTTTATTATGGTGTTAATTTATACATTAAAATTGCAGAACTGAAAACTCAAGTTCTTGCTGGTCATTCAAGTAAATATGCACAGATTTTTTGATGAATTCCGTTGGAATATCATCAGCTACACAATATGTTCCCGCAATAGAAACCAATTCAGCTTCTAAGGAATGACAAAAAATTCTTGCAGCGCTATTACCGCCTGCACCTGCAATCACTCTACCACGAACACTGCCATAAATATGTATATTTCCAGAAGCAATCACTTCTGAACCACTATTTATTCCAGCATTCAAAATGATGTCACCATGATCTTGTACTAAACATTGTCCAGTCCGCAGAATTTCGTCATGATAAGACGTTATATGGCTAACCGTAGTGTGTTGTTGTGTAACTTTCGATGGTGCATCTGTATTGTCATGTGCAGGTGAAGCTGTTGTGGGTGCTGCAACCACCTGTTCTTTCGTTGCTTTAATACGTTGTAAAGGTCGGTCAGAAGGCAGGATTGGAAATTGAATCGCTTGAGCTTGTTCGCTTAAAATGCCATCAATCACGCCCATCGGTTGTAAATCTAGGCTAATTAATAGCTGAATTAACGCAATGAGTTCTTGTTCAACAGTACTGTCGAGAACGACCAAAGCCCCTTGATAAGAAGTTTCTGCCATCATAGCGCTAAGTTGCTGGCGGATAGCATCATGATCATTTGTATCGAAGATTAATCGGGTAAAATTAACCATTCTGCCTGTAATCCGTATATCAGCCATAACTATTCCTTAAAGGCTCGTCACCTGAAAATGATAAATAAAGTCAAACTTTAAAAACTGCTCAAATGCTAGAACAAATTGAACGATTTCTCTAGCATAGATACAAATATTTGCATTGATTTGCTCAATCTTTGAATCACTTAATCATTGGCTTGGTCATATTTTTCGAGTTCAATCTGCCATTGTTTAATTTTCACTTGTTTACGGATCGCCGCTAAGCTTTCATAGACTGCTGATTCGACCAATTGTTCTAAGGCTTTATTTTCAATGTTTAATTGGCTTAGTTTGTCAGAAATGAGCATATAAATTTGGTTCGGCTGAGCATGTGAACCAGCAGTTAAAGGAGCAATCAATCCTTGAGTAATGTTTTCACCTAAACGCTGACCAATACTCTGGATTTGATTTTCAATCATGCCACCTGCAATGGGAATCAGTCTGAGTAGTTGAGTCAGTTGAGGGGTATCTTCAATCGCTTGTTTGACGATTTGCCCAACGTTGTCTGCAATGAAGCGTTGTTGTGCTTTGAGTTCGGTGGCGAGCGTATCTTGTAAAATCTCTGCTAAGACCTGAGCAAATATTTCTCGGTGATGATCGACCAATTCATGAATAATTTTTTTATGACTTGAACTGGTATCAAGCTCATATTTAATCCCATCAATGACAGAAACAACAACACGGTCAGAAATTTCTTCCATCACCACGCGATAATAAAACAATACCTTTTTCATGATATTGTCAGGAATAACTTTATAGCCTAACTCATGTAAACGATAGGCAATAATGCCTGCACGAATTAGACGTAAGAAACGTAAATAAGGAATAATTGCTAAAATTTCATACCAATGAATAAAAGGGAAGAAAAACCAACGCTGATGATGTTTGTAGATAATGGCAATCAACCAACGAATGGCGAGTTCAACTACTAAAAATAAAATAAACCATCCTTCAGTTTTAATCACCCATGGATGTAAGTCTGATTTATAAAAAGCTAAAACTTCAGGCAAATAAATTTCATTAAAAAATAATTGCCCAAAACTGCTCATTAAAAATAAGTTAGCGCATAGACAAAACAGGTTGAAGACAATGATCGCCATCATGAAAATGTCATACACTAAAAACATTTTCCAACCCAAAGTATTGTGATGTTGTGGGCGAATACTTTTTTGCTTCGCTGTAGCCTGTTCTGTCATAACGATCCTTATTGGTTTCTATCTGATTTTAGTTTTGATATTTTTGTTTCATCGAACTAATCAATTGATCTTTGTCTTGCCATAACTCATCGACCCAATGTTGAAATTTAGCACGGTATTCTGGATCTTCTTCATAGTCACCGCCCAATACCCATGTTGGAATTTCGATTTTACGTAGATTAACTACGATTCGTGGAACTTCACCGAGCCAAAATTCGCCATAGCCTGGTGCACCATCAGGATAGACAATGGTCATGTCAACCAGGGCATCGATTTGATCACCTAAAATATTCAATGCGAGAGCTAATCCGCCAGCTTTCGGTTTAAGTAAGTTACGATAGGGGGACTGTTGCTGTTGATGTTTTTCAGGGGTGAAGCGTGTACCTTCAAGATAGTTTAATAACGTAAAGGGTTGGCTCAATAATTGTTCACATGCTTTACGCGCTTCTGCCATGTCTTGATGTTTTAAGGCTGGATTTTTTTCGATTTGTGCTTTGCTATGACGCTTCATCATTGGAAAGCCTAAAATTTTAAAGGCTTGTCCCACAAAAGGAATAAAAATAAGTTCCCATTTGGTAAAGAAACGGGTCAGTGGCATACGGGTTAAGCCAAAATATTGATTGACTGTGGTATCGACCCAACTTTGATGATTACAGGTCATAAGGTAGCGACCTTGCATATTTAAGTCGAGATTTTGATCGACTGAAATCTCCCACTGTGTTTCAGGTAAGATATGGTCGATGAGCCAATTGTTGACACTTAACCAACTGTTGGTAATTTGAATATTGGTTTCATCAACTTTTTTAGATTGTTTAAAGAGTTTGGTTAATCCGAGTGCTAATACAGGTGGACCATGAAAAAAAGTACTTCCTGTAATCACAGAACCGACAGTAAAGCCTTTGCTTATTTTTTTTAAAAAAGGGTGTTTCTGCTGTTGAGATGACATAGAAAAGTCCTAAAAAAGAGTTTTATGTACGCATGACTGCTTTTAAATATAGTCGTTGTTTATGCAATTAAAAAGTCTGATTTCTTAACTATGTATAAATTATGATGAACTACACTGAAAATACTCGGTTATTTATTTCAAAATGTAACGAATTTGGATATTTTTAACAAAATGTCAATGGTTTAAGCGCATAATTTAAATCATTATTTCTAACATAGAAAAACACCAACCTTGGAGGCATGTAATGCGTGCACTTGTAATCTCAGCGGTAGTAGGGGCTTTGGCACTTTCTGGTTGCCAAAATATGGAATATGATAAAGCAGCAATTGGTACTGGCTTAGGTGCATTATTAGGCGCTGGTATTGCGTATTCAAATGCTGATAAAGATAAAATGGGTCAAGCTGCTGCAATTGGTGCAGTTGTTGGTGCAGGTGCAGGAGCACTGCTTGATCGTAAAGAAAAACGTTTACGTGAAGAGTTAGCGGGTACAGGTGTTGATGTAAACCGTAATCCAGATGGCTCAATCAATATGGTAATGCCAAGTGTAACTTTCGCGACAAACTCAGCATCAATTCAACCTAAATTCCAATCAGCGTTAAATGACGTTGCTCGTGTATTGGCTGAAGGTGGTACAGCTGGTAAATTAGCACTTGTTATTCATGGTCATACCGATAACACAGGTAATGATTCAATCAATATTCCATTGTCTCAAAGCCGTGCAAGTTCAGTATTGAACTATCTTGCGACTCAAGGTATTTCTGCGTCTCGTATGACAGCGAGAGGTTATGGTTCAACTTCGCCAGTTGCTGATAACTCAACAGCTGCAGGTCGTGAACAAAACCGTCGTGTAGAAATCACAGTTTATGAAACTAAATAATTATTGTTTCTAAATTGACTTAAAGAACCACCTTCGGGTGGTTTTTTATTTGTGAAAAAGCTTGCAAAAAAGCATGAAAAATTAGGCAAGATCGCTTTTGATGACTATAATCTAGCTCGAAGTTTTTAGAGGATGAACAATGTCAAAAGCAAGTCAGTTGAACGACAAGCAACTTGAAGCCATGAAGTATACTCAAGGACCCTTGTTAGTACTTGCAGGGGCAGGTTCAGGCAAAACTTCAGTGATTACCCGTAAAATTGCCTATTTGGTACAACAGTGTGGCATTCCTGCACATCGTATTACGGCAATGACATTTACCAACAAAGCTGCTCGTGAAATGAAAGAGCGTGTGGGTAAACTGCTGGGTAAAGAAGAAGGCAAAGGCCTTTCTGTATCGACGTTCCATACCTTTGGTTTGAATTTATTGCGTTTAGAGTTGAAGCATACGCCTTTAAAAAATAACTTTTCGATCTTAGATGCTGATGACTGTAAACGTATTTTGATGGATTTGATGCATCGCGATAATTTATCAGGTGCAGAAAGTAAAGATTTGATCGCCAAAGCCATGAAGAAAATTTCGGATTGGAAAAACGATCTGATTTTACCTGAGCAAGCGCACAATACCTGTGAAACCACAGAAGATGTGCAATTTGCCCATTTATATCAACTTTATGAGCGTAATTTACGTGCTTATAATGCCGTAGATTTTGATGATTTAATCGTGATGCCAACACGGTTGTTACAAGACAATGCCGAAGTACGTGACCGTTGGCAAAATCGTATTCGTTATTTACTGGTTGATGAATATCAAGACACCAACACCGCACAGTATATTTTAGTGAAATTACTGGTTGGTGTGATGGGGCAGTTCACTGCCGTAGGTGATGATGACCAATCGATTTACGCATGGCGTGGTGCAAAGCCTGAAAATATGGCATTGCTCAAAGAAGACTTTCATAATTTAAAAGTGATTAAGCTTGAACAAAACTACCGTTCAACCAGTCGTATTTTAAAAGCAGCAAACCATGTGATTGACAACAATCCGCATATTTTTGATAAAAAATTGTGGAGTGATAAAGGGCATGGTGAAGTCATTCGTGTTATTACTTGTCGTAATGATGATGATGAATCTGAACGTGTAGTGAAAGATTTACTAACGCATAAATTGATGAATGGGAAAAATTGGAAAGATTATGCGGTGTTGTATCGCGGAAATTTCCAAGCCCGTGTACTCGAAACCCAACTGCGTCAAATGCAAATTCCTTATAAACTTTCAGGTGGTCAGTCTTTCTTTGCGCGTGCTGAAATCAAAGACATCATGAGTTATTTAAGGGTAATTATTAACCCTGAAGATGACAGTGCTTTCTTACGCATTATCAATACCCCAAAACGTGCGATTGGTCCTGTGACATTGGAAAAATTGGGTTTATTTGCTCAAGAAAATCATTTATCACTTTTAGCGGCTGCAAGTGATCAACGTCTTACCATGGTGATGCCGAAAAAAGCGACGACACAACTGGCTGAGTTTGCAGGTTTTATTGAAGACTTTACCCGTGAACTATTAGATGATGATGAGCCTGTGCCGAAAATTCGTCAGATGATGAATGAAGCGGGCTATATTGATTATTTACGTGAATCTGCTGCCACACCTGCGCAAGAAAAAACCAAGTTGGATAATGTAGAAATGCTATATAGCAGTATCCAAAGTTTGATTAATCGTGCCGAAGATGTCGATGAAAAAAACATTGAAAGTGTGATTCGTAAAATGGTGTTGCTTGATATGCTTGAACAGCAACAGGAAGAAGAAGACACGGATAAAGTGAATCTGTTGACCTTGCATGCATCAAAAGGTTTAGAGTTTCCATTTGTTTATATCATGGGTTTAGAGGAAGAGTTGCTTCCGCATAAAAACTCGATTGCGGCTGAAACCATCGAAGAAGAACGCCGTTTGATGTATGTGGGGATTACTCGAGCACAACAGGGCTTGACCTTGACCTTGGCGGAACAGCGCAAAAATGGCGGACAAATGAAGCAAATGACCCCAAGTCGTTTTCTAGATGAGTTGCCACAAGATGAGTTGGATTGGTTAGGACGCAAGAAAAAGTTCGCTGAAAATGTCGATCCAAAACAGCAAGCACAGCATTATCTACAAAATTTAAAAGCGTTATTAAAACGTTAATATACCCTTTTTAGTTATTTTTTAAATCTCTCTGACCTGTGTGGGAATAAGAGAGATTTTTAGTTTTCATTGTGTTCAATATAGGATTTTAGTATGAAAGTGCAAGTCAAAGTACTTGATCAGCGTTTAGGTCAAGAATGGCCAATGCCAACATATGCGACAACAGGTTCAGCAGGTTTAGATCTACGTGCATGTGTAGATGAAGCGACACAAATTGAACCGGGTCAAACGGTTTTAGTGAAAACAGGTTTGGCGATTTATATTCAAGACCCAAGTTTTGCAGGCTTAGTATTACCACGTTCAGGCTTAGGACATAAGCATGGTATTGTTTTGGGTAATTTGGTCGGCTTGATTGATTCAGATTATCAAGGTGAATTGATGGTATCTGTGTGGAATCGTGGACAGACTACATTTACCTTAGAGCCTGGTGAACGTTTAGCACAATATGTACTTGTGCCTGTGGTACAAGCTGAGTTTGATTTAGTCAATGATTTTGAAGCGACTGAACGTGGTGCAGGTGGTTTTGGACATACAGGTCAGAATTGATCTACATTTGTAATTTTTTAGATAAAAAAGCCTGTTAATCAGGCTTTTTGTCATTTTTTCTCGTTTTGTAACCAAAAGTATATTTAAAATATGTTTTATATTTGCCTATAGTTATATCAACAATTTTAAATCATTTTGATTTTGTCCCCATTATAAAAAGGTGACTCTATATTGGTTATCTAAAGGGCGGAAGTCATTAGAAGTATTGCTTATGATCAATTCCTTAGAATTTCCACATCATATTTTTCGTGCATATGATATTCGTGGAAAAGTTGAATTATTAACACCTGAATTGGTTTACTGTATTGCGCAAGCTTTAGTAAAACAATATCAGCAACAACAACAAGACCAGATTGTCATTGGATATGATGCACGTTTGACGAGTCCAATTTTTGCCAAAATTATAGAAAATGTATTTTTACAACATCATTTTAAAGTGATTTCGATTGGCTGCTGTGCGTCGCCACAAATGTATTTTGCTGCAAGAAAAACACAGGGCAATGGCATTATTGTGACTGCGAGTCATAATCCTAAAACTGACAATGGGATAAAGTGGATTATCAATGCTGAGCCCCCTTGTCCTGATATGATTCAAGCAGTGGGTCAAGAAGCGAAGCATGTATTGGCACAACAAAAATCAGCAATGGTCGTGCCACAAGTCAAACCTGAAATCAAAACAGAATTTTGTACAGCCTATCAAGCCGCAATTTTACGTGATATTTATTTAAAACGACCCTTGAAAGTGGTGATTGATGGTTTAAATGGTTCGGCAGGATTTTGTTCACATATTATTTTGAAAAAACTTGGCTGTGAAGTGATTGCTTTACGCTGTAATGCCGATGGTAATTTTCCTGATCATGCACCTGATCCATCTCAAGCGACACATTTGGAATTATTACGACAAAATATTTTAACTCATCAAGCTGATCTTGGGATTGCACTGGATGGCGATGGCGATCGTGTGGTGATTTTAGATGAAAATGCGCACATTATTTCTGCAGATCGTTTAATGGCTTTATTTGCACAGATTTGTCTGCGTGCCAATCCACATCGTGAAATTGTTTTTGATGTGAAATGTTCTTCTATGGTACGTGAAACTATTGAAAAAATGGGGGGTAAAGCCACCATGATTCGTACGGGCAGTAGTTTTTTACGCAAATATTTAACCCAATCTAAAGGGCAGGCTGTTTTTGGCGGCGAATATGCAGGGCATTATGTATTTAATGATGGACGTGGTCTAGGTTACGATGATGGTATCTATGCAGCGTTGCGTGTAATGGAATATTTATGTGAATCGCCCAAGGAAACGACG
The DNA window shown above is from Acinetobacter piscicola and carries:
- a CDS encoding LysE family transporter, with product MLLALSTLVFIHFCALVTPGPDFFIVSQTAISRSRTQAMCVVLGITVAVVLWAFFALIGLNYIFEKFVWFKQVMLVLGGIYLCWLGFQLLKSAFSKQKINSPIVEVELPKSHFKFFMKGLLTNLSNPKAVIYFGSVFSMFLANPQLDQMHAVLLVVVGVETLMWFVFVALIFSLPRFKTAYQRAAKWIDGIAGGLFTAFGSYLIIRPLAKVKTASI
- a CDS encoding IS5 family transposase (programmed frameshift): MKYQKLNRFSDSEFQRLVGVPRPVFSEMVEVLKEAESLKKKSGRPHTLAIEDQLLLTLNYLRNYSTQLELAVNYHIAESNVNRTIKKVEDALMKSRRFTLPKRSITTANEQFNWVIIDATECSIERPKKNQSKFYSGKKKKHTLKAQVIYHPKSKQIIGVDISSGSQHDIKLARKTVKKFKHCDYVITDLGYYGLEQDGFKLLMPIKKKKNFPLFDAEKNYNKMIGKIRVVIEHINSQLKRFRILSERYRNRRKRFGLRINLIAVLVNRMNLQ
- a CDS encoding PA4642 family protein, which gives rise to MALSQPATFNEEWSDERVFAYLDQLPPAGVNADFHVLYHAFKHMRPFDYERLLNKFIADGRDINATNPEGQRIHDVIKQYPRQKDGFLEVLAKFA
- the minE gene encoding cell division topological specificity factor MinE, coding for MAGFWSKLFSNDDKPSSAQTAKDRLKVIVASEQGLGKRLSQDKIDQMKKEIMQVVNRYVRGVDEQHIQMSVRSEANIEMLEMNINLPEER
- the minD gene encoding septum site-determining protein MinD; the encoded protein is MAKIVVVTSGKGGVGKTTTSASFATGLALRGHKTVVIDFDVGLRNLDLIMGCERRVVYDFVNVLNNEARLQQALIRDKDIENLYILPASQTRDKDALTDEGVARVMDELSQEFDYIICDSPAGIERGAILAMYHADEAIIVTNPEISSVRDSDRIIGMLDSKTKKIENNEGRVRKHLCITRFNPERADKQEMLTIDDISKDILRIPTLGVIPECPSVLQASNEGKPVILYTEASAGQAYDDLVARFLGEERPYRHITVKPKGWLARLFGA
- the minC gene encoding septum site-determining protein MinC, giving the protein MADIRITGRMVNFTRLIFDTNDHDAIRQQLSAMMAETSYQGALVVLDSTVEQELIALIQLLISLDLQPMGVIDGILSEQAQAIQFPILPSDRPLQRIKATKEQVVAAPTTASPAHDNTDAPSKVTQQHTTVSHITSYHDEILRTGQCLVQDHGDIILNAGINSGSEVIASGNIHIYGSVRGRVIAGAGGNSAARIFCHSLEAELVSIAGTYCVADDIPTEFIKKSVHIYLNDQQELEFSVLQF
- a CDS encoding preprotein translocase subunit SecA, which codes for MTEQATAKQKSIRPQHHNTLGWKMFLVYDIFMMAIIVFNLFCLCANLFLMSSFGQLFFNEIYLPEVLAFYKSDLHPWVIKTEGWFILFLVVELAIRWLIAIIYKHHQRWFFFPFIHWYEILAIIPYLRFLRLIRAGIIAYRLHELGYKVIPDNIMKKVLFYYRVVMEEISDRVVVSVIDGIKYELDTSSSHKKIIHELVDHHREIFAQVLAEILQDTLATELKAQQRFIADNVGQIVKQAIEDTPQLTQLLRLIPIAGGMIENQIQSIGQRLGENITQGLIAPLTAGSHAQPNQIYMLISDKLSQLNIENKALEQLVESAVYESLAAIRKQVKIKQWQIELEKYDQAND
- a CDS encoding acyltransferase, with product MSSQQQKHPFLKKISKGFTVGSVITGSTFFHGPPVLALGLTKLFKQSKKVDETNIQITNSWLSVNNWLIDHILPETQWEISVDQNLDLNMQGRYLMTCNHQSWVDTTVNQYFGLTRMPLTRFFTKWELIFIPFVGQAFKILGFPMMKRHSKAQIEKNPALKHQDMAEARKACEQLLSQPFTLLNYLEGTRFTPEKHQQQQSPYRNLLKPKAGGLALALNILGDQIDALVDMTIVYPDGAPGYGEFWLGEVPRIVVNLRKIEIPTWVLGGDYEEDPEYRAKFQHWVDELWQDKDQLISSMKQKYQN
- a CDS encoding OmpA family protein, giving the protein MRALVISAVVGALALSGCQNMEYDKAAIGTGLGALLGAGIAYSNADKDKMGQAAAIGAVVGAGAGALLDRKEKRLREELAGTGVDVNRNPDGSINMVMPSVTFATNSASIQPKFQSALNDVARVLAEGGTAGKLALVIHGHTDNTGNDSINIPLSQSRASSVLNYLATQGISASRMTARGYGSTSPVADNSTAAGREQNRRVEITVYETK
- a CDS encoding UvrD-helicase domain-containing protein, with product MSKASQLNDKQLEAMKYTQGPLLVLAGAGSGKTSVITRKIAYLVQQCGIPAHRITAMTFTNKAAREMKERVGKLLGKEEGKGLSVSTFHTFGLNLLRLELKHTPLKNNFSILDADDCKRILMDLMHRDNLSGAESKDLIAKAMKKISDWKNDLILPEQAHNTCETTEDVQFAHLYQLYERNLRAYNAVDFDDLIVMPTRLLQDNAEVRDRWQNRIRYLLVDEYQDTNTAQYILVKLLVGVMGQFTAVGDDDQSIYAWRGAKPENMALLKEDFHNLKVIKLEQNYRSTSRILKAANHVIDNNPHIFDKKLWSDKGHGEVIRVITCRNDDDESERVVKDLLTHKLMNGKNWKDYAVLYRGNFQARVLETQLRQMQIPYKLSGGQSFFARAEIKDIMSYLRVIINPEDDSAFLRIINTPKRAIGPVTLEKLGLFAQENHLSLLAAASDQRLTMVMPKKATTQLAEFAGFIEDFTRELLDDDEPVPKIRQMMNEAGYIDYLRESAATPAQEKTKLDNVEMLYSSIQSLINRAEDVDEKNIESVIRKMVLLDMLEQQQEEEDTDKVNLLTLHASKGLEFPFVYIMGLEEELLPHKNSIAAETIEEERRLMYVGITRAQQGLTLTLAEQRKNGGQMKQMTPSRFLDELPQDELDWLGRKKKFAENVDPKQQAQHYLQNLKALLKR
- the dut gene encoding dUTP diphosphatase — its product is MKVQVKVLDQRLGQEWPMPTYATTGSAGLDLRACVDEATQIEPGQTVLVKTGLAIYIQDPSFAGLVLPRSGLGHKHGIVLGNLVGLIDSDYQGELMVSVWNRGQTTFTLEPGERLAQYVLVPVVQAEFDLVNDFEATERGAGGFGHTGQN